Below is a window of Lagenorhynchus albirostris chromosome 11, mLagAlb1.1, whole genome shotgun sequence DNA.
taaaaataaaccgaCCGCAGGGAAACCAACGGAGCCGGGCCGGgcaggcagagggggagggggtggtcagggggagaaggagggaggagtggCATGGTCTGGGGGTTTTCTGGGGCCCAGCGCCCTGGGGGTTTTCTCTTAGGTAGGAAAtctgccttcctcctccccctcccccttttcttttttctccctcctttcttttcctctgttttcctgtGCCTTCCTTGCCCAGTCTCTTTCCATCACCTCTCtgtctttgtttattttgctttcttctctctccgTCCCTTTTGTcgttttttttgctttcttctcttttggGTCCCTGCCCATTTCTGCCCCTGAGGGCCAGCTGCccctctgttttcattttccccCCTGCGGGCTTTTACGTCAGCTCTTCACCCTGCAGTGTCCTCTGCTCCAGGTGTCTCtgggtctcttgcctctctcctTTGAACTCCACGTCTTTACCTGTCCTTTCTGCTAGGCTTTGCCTCCTGCCCCATCAGCTACCCTTCCTTACCTACCCTCTGCTTGGGAGATGAGAGGCTCCAGGGAAATCCTGGCTGGGCAGGATGCAGGGCTTCTGCCAGGTTTGAGGACGCTTTCAGTGGCTCAAATCTGGTAGTCCATGGGGTCAACAGGACCTCAGAGAGAGGTAACTAGACAGGGGGAGCAGTAGGTTTGCATTTGCGGAACAGTGCAAGACTGGCGACTGCACACACCCCTCACTGCAACCTTTAGACCCCAGATCTACCTCTAGGATCGGTGTCACGGGCACATACAGCACATACCACGTGCTGGGAGCTAGCAGGCAGGTCTGGGACCCCTGGATTCTCgggttctttttcagtttttgaggGCCCCAGTCAAGGAACTGTACGGGGTCAGCTTTTGagggcatctttttttttggtgggattCTCAGTAATGGATGCCTATCTATGCCAGCCTGGGATCCGGGAGGGCATCCATCGCCCAGGAGGGCGTCCCAAGTCTGACTCAGGGAGGGGTACCATGAGCTCCTGAGAGATGGTGATCTCAGAGTGGTTTGGCCTGGTAGCAGCAGCACGATGGGCACGAAGGGCATTGTGTGTGTTTCTAAAAGACTCCCATGCCCCGTATCTACATGCATCTTCCTTCACTCCCTGCGCTGGAGGGGTGAAGAGAGACGAGCTCTGTGGCCTCTGTGTGTTAGGGTACACTGAGGCATGGGGGTGTGTGGCTGTGAGCTAGTATCTTAGCCACCCCAGTTCCCTGCCCTGCAGGGGCGTGAGGACTTCAGCTCTCCCAGCCCTCCCAAAGGGGTACCAGCTGGCTCCACAAAGCAGGAGGTGCCCAATGCCCGCTTGAAAGACATTCTTGCCTCAGCCACAGTCCTGGCTTGGCGGCAGCCCTGTTCCCTCTCAATGTCCCAGTGTCTCTGCCCTCGCTTCCTCttgctccccagccccagggtccCTGCCAAGAGAAAGAGATTCCTTACCAAGGACATGAGGACGCCGCTTCGGGGAGACCAGGCCACTGCCTTATTCAGGAGACCaagcagagacaggaagtgaatAAGGGGTCAAGCTGGGAAAATCTGGAACGCGGGGAGCTACAGTCCCCTACGACTTCACCTTCTTCCCAGGCTGCCTTTTCAGCCTCATCTTTCCTCTCCAAGTCCCCGACCACGGCCTCTGCTCCCAACCCATTTCCAGGGGTCAGGATCTCTAATTCTCACCGCACCCAAGTGCTGCCTCTATCCCCAGCTCTTCTCATGGCTATTTAAGAAGCGTCTCCCGTTCCTCAGAGGCCCTTGCACACACCCCCAGcaccacagggagctctgcttcCTGCCTGCTGGGTTGGGTGTTAGGCCGCTGTCTCGGTCCTTTGCTCTTTTTCCAGATTCCATCTGAgctctgccctgggccccagTCCTCGGTGCCGCCCCTCACCACCTCTGATTCCCCATCCTCTTCAACTCTTCCTTGACCCCTTTCTTCTGCTGTCCAAGTCTCTGGGGTGCACAGTCCTTCGTGTGTCCTCCTCTGCCCCTAAACactgcttccctctctccacagGAGGAAGCTCATTATGGCTGCAGTCCCCTGGCCATGCTGACAGCGGCGTGCAGCAAATTTGGTGGCTCCAGCCCTCTGCGGGACTCAGCGACACTGGGCAAAGCAGGCACAAAGAAGCCATACTCTCTGGGCAGTGACCTTTCGGCCCCCAAAACCATGGGCGATGCCTACCCAGCCCCCTTTTCAAGCACCAATGGGCTCCTCTCACCTGCAGGCAGTCCTCCAGCACCCACCTCGGGCTATGCCAATGACTACCCTCCCTTTTCCCACTCATTCCCTGGGCCCACGGGCACCCAGGACCCTGGGCTACTAGTGCCCAAGGGGCACAGCTCTTCTGACTGCCTGCCCAGTGTCTACACCTCTCTGGACATGGCACACCCCTATGGCTCCTGGTACAAGGCAGGCATCCACGCAGGCATCTCACCAGGCCCTGGCAATGCTCCTACTCCTTGGTGGGACATGCACCCTGGGGGCAACTGGCTAGGTGGCGGGCAGGGCCAGGGTGATGGGCTGCAAGGGACACTACCCACAGGCCCTGCTCAGCCTCCACTGAACCCCCAGCTGTCCACCTACCCATCCGACTTTGCCCCCCTTAATCCTGCCCCCTACCCAGCTCCCCACCTCCTGCAGCCAGGGCCCCAGCATGTCTTGCCCCAAGATGTCTATAAACCCAAGGCGGTGGGCAACAGCGGGCAGCTGGAGGGGAGTGGTGGAGCCAAACCCCCTCGGGGTGCAGGCACAGGGGGCAGTGCTGGCTACGGGGGCAGTGGAGCAGGGCGCTCCTCCTGCGACTGCCCCAACTGCCAGGAGCTAGAGCGCCTGGGCGCCGCGGCGGCCGGGCTGCGGAAGAAGCCGATCCACAGCTGCCACATTCCGGGCTGCGGCAAAGTGTATGGCAAGGCCTCCCATCTGAAGGCCCACCTGCGCTGGCACACGGGCGAGAGGCCCTTCGTCTGCAACTGGCTCTTCTGCGGCAAGAGGTTCACGCGTTCGGACGAGCTGGAGCGCCACGTGCGCACTCACACCCGGGAGAAGAAGTTCACCTGCCTGCTCTGCTCCAAGCGCTTTACCCGAAGCGACCACCTGAGCAAACACCAACGCACCCA
It encodes the following:
- the SP7 gene encoding transcription factor Sp7 codes for the protein MASSLLEEEAHYGCSPLAMLTAACSKFGGSSPLRDSATLGKAGTKKPYSLGSDLSAPKTMGDAYPAPFSSTNGLLSPAGSPPAPTSGYANDYPPFSHSFPGPTGTQDPGLLVPKGHSSSDCLPSVYTSLDMAHPYGSWYKAGIHAGISPGPGNAPTPWWDMHPGGNWLGGGQGQGDGLQGTLPTGPAQPPLNPQLSTYPSDFAPLNPAPYPAPHLLQPGPQHVLPQDVYKPKAVGNSGQLEGSGGAKPPRGAGTGGSAGYGGSGAGRSSCDCPNCQELERLGAAAAGLRKKPIHSCHIPGCGKVYGKASHLKAHLRWHTGERPFVCNWLFCGKRFTRSDELERHVRTHTREKKFTCLLCSKRFTRSDHLSKHQRTHGEPGPGPPPSGPKELGEGRSAGEEEANQTPRPPASPAPAEKVPEGSPEQSNLLEI